The following are from one region of the Chitinispirillales bacterium ANBcel5 genome:
- a CDS encoding phosphotransferase — protein sequence MNSLVENVVKKLTGAQKILTCRNIQTLWSGYGQILRLQLKNATTDQVIVKHIRYPDAKAISSPTSHNRKMRSYQIELRWYQQFASNCNQYCRIPCCLGTHAEQSEIVVVLEDLTDSGFSKQHRSANQQIAQTGLRWLAHFHAAFMAEKPRGLWKTGTYWHLATRKEELNRLGDQSLKKAALAIDTKLRQSPFQTIVHGDAKLANFCFSKNGKSVAAIDFQYVGGGCGMKDVAYFLDSCFPEATCERLVKPMLDYYFSVLRKALLLRNKAIDLNALEENWRVLYPVAWTDFYRFLKGWTDGYWDPTSYSERLAKEVIKKLGS from the coding sequence ATGAACTCATTAGTTGAAAATGTCGTAAAAAAATTAACCGGCGCACAAAAAATCCTTACCTGCAGAAACATTCAAACCCTTTGGAGTGGTTATGGTCAGATTCTGCGCCTACAACTGAAAAACGCAACCACCGATCAGGTAATTGTTAAACACATACGATACCCTGATGCTAAAGCTATTTCCTCTCCTACATCACACAACCGAAAAATGCGATCCTACCAGATTGAACTTCGGTGGTACCAACAGTTTGCTTCTAACTGTAATCAATACTGCCGTATTCCTTGCTGTCTTGGCACTCACGCAGAACAATCGGAAATAGTAGTAGTTCTTGAGGATTTAACTGATTCGGGATTTTCAAAACAACACAGATCCGCTAACCAACAGATTGCTCAAACAGGGCTCAGGTGGTTAGCGCATTTTCATGCTGCTTTTATGGCAGAAAAACCTCGGGGGCTTTGGAAAACGGGCACTTACTGGCATCTGGCCACCAGAAAAGAGGAACTCAATCGACTCGGTGATCAATCACTTAAAAAAGCTGCACTAGCTATCGACACAAAGCTTCGTCAAAGCCCGTTTCAGACAATTGTGCATGGAGATGCTAAACTTGCAAATTTTTGTTTCAGCAAAAATGGAAAATCGGTGGCTGCTATTGACTTTCAATATGTAGGCGGGGGATGTGGAATGAAAGACGTAGCGTATTTTCTGGACAGCTGTTTTCCTGAAGCTACCTGTGAACGGCTTGTTAAACCCATGCTTGATTATTATTTTTCGGTACTGCGTAAAGCTCTTTTACTGCGAAATAAAGCCATCGATCTTAATGCCTTAGAAGAAAATTGGCGTGTTTTATACCCGGTTGCCTGGACCGATTTTTATCGTTTCTTAAAAGGGTGGACTGATGGGTACTGGGATCCAACCAGTTACAGCGAAAGGCTGGCTAAAGAGGTGATTAAAAAGCTGGGGTCATAG
- the tig gene encoding trigger factor, whose amino-acid sequence MKATVSEPASWKRTIEIEIPEQQVQEAFDQKLNKYRREIKLPGFRQGKVPANLVKQRFGAEIRAEVVDELVQKSYKDACSENEIVPVSPASVSDVEDKEGKPLKLTIETQVDPPIEIKGYDKLKVKVKTPKIKDSDIDQAVEDLKNRFAEFEDVDRPAKKGDHIRFEYRKVLIDGEEQEGVKNPEYPVELGGKSQLKDFDKALTGHSAGDVVDVTVNFPEDYEEKAAAGKKGEFTIEIKAVQEKKVPEIDEKFLKSLGDFENEAALRERIKQDMESQAKEQARNKAIDEAIGTLIKENPFEVPPARIDAFVNYMYEESQRYRRGDEPMPSKEQIAEQYHETAINSIKRQRIIDFIADKEKVKATQEEVDQEIKRLATMYNQDFDTLKQTLRKNGTTNRIRADLREKKTLDFLIGESEEEKESK is encoded by the coding sequence TTGAAAGCAACAGTTTCCGAACCAGCGTCCTGGAAGCGCACAATAGAGATCGAGATACCTGAGCAGCAGGTGCAGGAAGCATTCGATCAGAAACTTAATAAGTATAGACGTGAAATAAAGCTGCCGGGTTTCAGGCAGGGAAAAGTTCCGGCCAATTTGGTTAAGCAGCGCTTTGGTGCAGAAATCAGAGCCGAAGTAGTTGATGAGTTGGTTCAAAAGTCATACAAAGATGCCTGTTCAGAGAATGAAATCGTTCCTGTATCACCTGCAAGTGTAAGCGATGTGGAAGATAAAGAGGGAAAGCCTTTAAAGCTTACAATAGAAACACAGGTTGATCCTCCTATAGAGATAAAGGGTTACGATAAGCTAAAGGTTAAGGTTAAGACTCCAAAGATTAAAGACAGTGATATCGATCAGGCAGTTGAGGACCTTAAAAACCGTTTTGCTGAATTCGAAGATGTCGATCGGCCGGCAAAGAAGGGTGATCACATTCGCTTTGAATATCGCAAGGTGCTCATAGATGGTGAAGAGCAGGAGGGGGTAAAGAACCCTGAGTATCCTGTTGAGCTTGGTGGAAAATCGCAGCTTAAGGATTTCGACAAAGCGCTTACGGGCCATTCTGCCGGTGATGTGGTTGATGTCACGGTTAATTTCCCGGAAGATTACGAAGAAAAAGCCGCTGCAGGTAAAAAAGGCGAATTCACTATCGAGATTAAGGCAGTGCAGGAGAAAAAAGTTCCCGAAATCGATGAAAAGTTTCTAAAGAGTCTGGGCGACTTTGAAAATGAAGCTGCTTTACGGGAACGCATAAAGCAGGATATGGAGAGCCAGGCAAAAGAGCAGGCAAGAAATAAGGCAATTGATGAGGCTATTGGCACGCTTATTAAAGAAAACCCGTTTGAGGTCCCGCCTGCAAGAATAGATGCTTTTGTTAATTATATGTATGAAGAGTCGCAGAGATATCGCCGGGGTGATGAGCCCATGCCCTCTAAAGAGCAGATTGCAGAGCAGTATCATGAGACTGCAATAAACTCAATAAAGAGGCAAAGAATTATCGATTTTATCGCTGATAAAGAGAAGGTTAAGGCTACTCAGGAAGAGGTCGATCAGGAAATTAAGCGTCTTGCTACCATGTATAATCAGGACTTTGATACATTAAAGCAAACGCTTCGAAAGAACGGAACTACCAACAGGATCAGAGCTGATCTGAGGGAGAAGAAGACTTTGGATTTTCTGATCGGTGAGAGTGAAGAGGAGAAGGAGAGCAAATAG
- a CDS encoding 3-isopropylmalate dehydratase large subunit gives MGKTIAEKIFDAHLVDEPFKGTHVLSLDVVMCHEITTPVAIADLKWRKKDRIFDPTKIKAVIDHVTPSKDSKSATQAKIIREWAQQHGIKDFFDVGANGVCHALFPEKGFIRPGYTVIMGDSHTCTHGAFGAFAAGVGTTDLEVGILKGVCAFRPPKSIKVEISGEMQKGVFAKDVILEVIRTLTVNGATDHVIEFCGSLVETMNMEERMTLCNMAIEAGGTSGQCMPDRVTAEYLWPFITSDYNNDFEAAVEDFKKWHSDPDAQYAKTLTIDVTDLKPVATVGFKPDQVKALADLEDTTIDQVYIGSCTNGRISDLRIAAEVTKGKKLAPGVRGIVSPATPEIYRQAMKEGLLDIFMDAGYCIANPTCGACLGMSTGVLAEGEVCVSTTNRNFNGRMGKGGMVHLASPASAAASGITGHLTDPVQYMG, from the coding sequence ATGGGTAAAACGATTGCCGAAAAGATTTTTGATGCTCACCTTGTGGATGAGCCGTTTAAAGGGACACATGTACTGTCACTTGATGTGGTCATGTGCCATGAGATTACAACTCCTGTGGCCATAGCCGATCTTAAGTGGCGTAAAAAGGACCGCATTTTCGATCCCACCAAAATAAAGGCGGTGATCGATCACGTTACCCCGTCCAAAGACTCAAAAAGTGCTACTCAGGCCAAAATTATCCGTGAATGGGCTCAGCAGCACGGTATTAAGGACTTTTTCGATGTGGGAGCAAATGGTGTGTGCCATGCGCTGTTTCCGGAAAAAGGCTTTATACGCCCCGGTTACACCGTAATAATGGGTGATAGCCATACCTGCACTCATGGAGCGTTTGGGGCTTTTGCAGCCGGTGTTGGCACTACCGATCTTGAAGTAGGGATACTTAAAGGAGTATGCGCATTCAGACCACCCAAAAGTATAAAGGTAGAGATCAGTGGCGAAATGCAAAAAGGGGTATTTGCCAAGGATGTGATTCTTGAAGTAATACGCACTCTCACGGTTAATGGTGCCACCGACCACGTCATAGAGTTTTGCGGTTCACTGGTTGAAACAATGAACATGGAAGAGCGCATGACTCTCTGCAACATGGCTATTGAAGCCGGCGGTACATCGGGTCAGTGTATGCCCGACAGAGTAACCGCTGAATACCTGTGGCCCTTTATAACTTCGGACTATAATAATGATTTTGAAGCTGCGGTTGAAGACTTCAAAAAGTGGCATTCCGATCCTGATGCACAGTATGCAAAAACGTTAACCATTGATGTTACCGATCTTAAACCGGTGGCAACTGTAGGTTTCAAGCCCGACCAGGTAAAAGCACTGGCAGATCTTGAAGATACCACAATCGATCAGGTTTACATCGGTAGCTGCACTAACGGAAGAATATCGGATCTGCGCATAGCAGCAGAAGTGACCAAAGGTAAAAAACTTGCCCCGGGAGTACGAGGAATAGTCAGCCCTGCCACCCCCGAAATTTATCGTCAGGCAATGAAAGAAGGTCTTCTGGATATATTTATGGATGCAGGATACTGCATCGCCAACCCTACCTGTGGTGCATGCTTAGGTATGTCAACAGGTGTTTTGGCTGAAGGCGAAGTGTGTGTGTCTACTACTAACCGTAACTTTAACGGACGCATGGGTAAAGGTGGAATGGTTCATCTTGCAAGTCCTGCCAGTGCAGCGGCAAGCGGAATAACCGGCCATCTGACAGATCCTGTTCAATACATGGGATAG
- a CDS encoding transposase yields MPTTRRIESPGALAHIMAHSIDQRELFVDDSDRNDFLQRLKEGLRKTGYKCYAWTLMDNHYHLLVRTNYLPMSKLMRALNGGYAQYYNKKHKRRGYLFQNRFKSVICQDQGYAAQLIKYIHLNPLRAGKVKSLEQLERYSWCGHGFLLGNPGSMGESFQDRDECLVRFGNDELAGVNNYKAFCDDNFCFDSLKSAGKLPEEYNMEIKISCKGWPAVIGDPHFVRNALEKYKNNLNRKHRVSDYPLILQTIMESVCNEYKIKPSDVFKRGRLNKITDARAKFCFLAHKVELIPCTVIAEYLSISIGSVIRLSEQEDKNKKALHQNPVL; encoded by the coding sequence ATGCCAACGACAAGACGTATTGAATCACCAGGTGCGTTAGCTCACATAATGGCTCATTCCATAGATCAACGAGAGCTTTTTGTTGACGATTCTGATAGAAACGACTTTCTTCAAAGACTTAAAGAGGGGTTAAGGAAGACTGGATATAAGTGCTACGCCTGGACATTGATGGATAACCATTACCACCTACTCGTCAGAACAAATTATCTACCTATGAGTAAACTCATGCGAGCACTAAATGGAGGATATGCTCAGTATTACAATAAAAAACATAAAAGGCGGGGATATCTGTTTCAAAACCGATTTAAATCAGTAATTTGTCAGGACCAGGGATATGCTGCTCAATTAATCAAATACATTCATCTCAACCCCCTTAGGGCCGGTAAAGTTAAGTCTTTAGAACAATTAGAAAGATACTCATGGTGTGGACATGGATTTTTGCTTGGAAACCCTGGATCCATGGGTGAGAGTTTTCAGGACAGAGATGAGTGCCTGGTCCGATTTGGCAATGATGAACTAGCGGGGGTAAATAATTATAAGGCCTTTTGCGATGACAATTTTTGTTTTGATAGCTTGAAAAGTGCGGGAAAATTACCAGAAGAGTATAATATGGAAATAAAAATATCGTGCAAAGGTTGGCCTGCTGTGATAGGAGACCCCCATTTCGTAAGAAACGCTCTTGAAAAATACAAAAATAATCTCAACAGAAAACACCGTGTTTCAGATTATCCCTTAATACTTCAAACTATCATGGAATCGGTATGTAATGAATACAAAATCAAACCCAGTGACGTGTTCAAACGTGGTAGGCTGAATAAAATCACAGACGCTCGCGCCAAGTTTTGTTTTTTAGCACACAAAGTGGAACTAATTCCGTGTACTGTAATTGCAGAATATCTTAGTATCAGCATTGGATCTGTAATACGTCTATCTGAACAGGAAGACAAAAATAAAAAGGCATTGCATCAAAATCCAGTTTTATAG
- a CDS encoding DTW domain-containing protein produces the protein MHKKPIKNRAKSERPKKFNKQNSCSRCFREHPYCICDHVTTHNNNTSILILQHPQEQFKILNSAPLAHLTLSNSTLKTGLSWPNLKAVTSSDQNPSEWAILYLKSENDTSSEPITLRNRKSQLLTDTSVIKGIIAIDGSWKQAKTLWWRNPWFLRLKRITINPNHPSLRKQVKSAGLSTIEAIAAALENLDEEPTIAASLREQYRSLIIDPAKTLSNPNHPAPKQ, from the coding sequence ATGCACAAAAAACCAATCAAAAATAGAGCCAAAAGTGAGCGCCCCAAAAAATTTAACAAGCAAAACAGCTGCTCCCGCTGTTTCAGAGAACACCCCTACTGCATTTGTGACCATGTAACAACTCACAACAACAACACCTCTATCCTTATATTGCAGCACCCACAGGAACAATTTAAAATCTTAAACTCAGCCCCGCTCGCACACCTGACCCTCTCAAACAGCACCCTAAAAACCGGTCTCTCCTGGCCAAACCTTAAAGCTGTAACATCCAGTGATCAAAACCCCTCAGAGTGGGCCATCCTCTATCTAAAAAGTGAAAACGACACCTCCTCTGAACCAATTACTCTCAGAAACAGAAAATCTCAACTCTTAACCGACACCTCTGTTATAAAGGGGATTATCGCTATCGACGGATCATGGAAACAAGCCAAAACACTCTGGTGGAGAAACCCGTGGTTTCTGCGCCTTAAAAGAATCACCATTAACCCCAATCACCCCTCTTTAAGAAAACAGGTCAAATCAGCAGGACTATCAACCATTGAAGCCATTGCTGCTGCACTGGAAAATCTAGATGAAGAGCCAACCATTGCCGCCTCTCTACGAGAACAGTACCGATCCCTTATTATCGATCCCGCAAAAACCTTATCTAACCCAAACCACCCGGCCCCCAAACAGTAA
- the clpX gene encoding ATP-dependent Clp protease ATP-binding subunit ClpX produces MSSRPRYPGIKCSFCGKGPDEVSKLITGPSVHICNECVGMCTEILDEERSTVSGDLSLDSLPTPREIKEYVDQFVIGQDNVKMGVSVAAYNHFKRVLSRSQKDSDGIEIEKSNMLLVGPTGTGKTLIAQTLAQLMKVPFTIVDATIFTEAGYVGEDVENMLVRLLQAANYDVAKAERGIIYIDEFDKISRKSANPSITRDVSGEGVQQAMLKILEGTVASIPPKGGRKHPEQNLIQINTRDILFICGGAFEGLENIIESRIGKSRMGFNVDVQKKKEATVGEMLQLVEPDDLIRFGLIPEVVGRIPAVLGLDELDEDALLKILTEPKNALTKQYQKLFSIEGVRLTFARDALREVVKIAHSKKTGARGLRNVLETSLVPVMYDIPSRDDVKEVMVTRGVILKESEPVYSFKKDKKIA; encoded by the coding sequence ATGTCATCAAGACCCCGATATCCGGGAATAAAGTGTTCATTCTGTGGTAAAGGACCCGACGAAGTAAGCAAACTTATCACAGGACCATCCGTACATATCTGTAACGAATGCGTAGGTATGTGCACCGAAATATTAGATGAGGAACGATCAACTGTTTCAGGCGATCTGAGTTTGGACTCTCTTCCTACTCCAAGAGAGATAAAAGAGTATGTAGATCAGTTTGTAATTGGGCAGGATAATGTGAAGATGGGTGTTAGCGTTGCAGCTTACAACCACTTTAAAAGAGTACTGTCACGATCTCAGAAGGATTCAGACGGTATTGAGATTGAGAAGTCCAACATGCTTTTGGTTGGACCAACCGGTACCGGAAAGACACTGATCGCACAGACTCTGGCGCAGCTGATGAAAGTGCCGTTTACAATTGTGGATGCCACTATTTTCACTGAAGCAGGCTATGTGGGTGAAGATGTGGAGAATATGCTGGTTCGGTTACTTCAGGCTGCAAATTACGATGTTGCCAAGGCCGAAAGAGGAATTATCTATATCGATGAGTTTGACAAGATTAGCAGAAAATCGGCCAATCCTTCCATAACCAGAGATGTCTCGGGTGAGGGAGTGCAGCAGGCGATGCTAAAGATTTTGGAGGGAACGGTTGCAAGTATTCCGCCTAAGGGGGGCAGAAAGCATCCTGAGCAAAATCTTATTCAGATCAATACCAGAGATATACTTTTTATCTGCGGTGGAGCATTTGAAGGGTTAGAGAACATCATTGAATCTAGGATTGGTAAAAGCCGTATGGGATTCAATGTAGATGTTCAAAAGAAGAAAGAGGCGACCGTAGGGGAGATGCTTCAGTTGGTTGAGCCGGATGATCTGATTCGTTTCGGTCTTATACCAGAGGTTGTAGGGCGTATACCTGCAGTGCTTGGACTCGATGAGTTAGATGAAGACGCGCTTCTTAAAATACTCACAGAACCGAAGAATGCCCTTACCAAGCAGTACCAGAAGCTCTTTTCCATTGAAGGGGTACGGCTTACATTTGCCCGTGATGCTTTACGAGAAGTGGTAAAAATTGCTCACTCTAAGAAGACCGGTGCACGGGGTTTAAGAAATGTTTTGGAAACTTCTTTGGTGCCGGTGATGTATGATATTCCATCACGGGATGATGTAAAAGAGGTTATGGTTACCAGAGGGGTAATTTTAAAGGAATCTGAGCCGGTGTATTCATTTAAGAAGGATAAGAAGATCGCTTAG
- a CDS encoding XRE family transcriptional regulator has translation MNEEILKQFRPRMGRMLKLFREKNNRSQGDVAAQAGISTSMLSQIERGIVSPSIDTLVLVCHSLGLDPSELFRGLNSKEPVNIHRPKERLSIEQHGIRYEQLITSSNGAFQSELFLLEAAPGASSTLSENGHEGVEMGYVLEGSAFLEIGEEQHQIKQGDSISFLSYLPHILHNKAKQWFRAVWSISPPHVDYFNDNSELIST, from the coding sequence ATGAATGAAGAAATACTTAAACAGTTCCGGCCCAGAATGGGGCGCATGCTAAAGCTCTTCAGGGAGAAAAACAACCGCAGCCAGGGCGATGTCGCTGCGCAGGCCGGCATTTCAACCAGTATGCTCAGCCAAATTGAGCGGGGAATCGTATCGCCCTCCATCGATACACTGGTACTGGTGTGCCACTCCCTTGGACTCGATCCTTCTGAGCTTTTCAGAGGCCTAAACAGCAAAGAGCCGGTAAACATCCACCGCCCCAAAGAGCGGTTGAGCATAGAACAGCACGGAATACGCTACGAGCAGCTCATCACCAGCTCAAACGGCGCATTTCAGTCTGAGCTTTTCTTGCTGGAAGCAGCTCCCGGAGCCTCCTCCACCCTCAGTGAAAATGGGCACGAAGGTGTAGAGATGGGCTATGTGCTTGAGGGCAGTGCGTTTTTGGAAATCGGTGAAGAGCAGCACCAAATAAAACAGGGGGACAGCATCTCCTTTTTATCCTATCTCCCTCACATTTTACACAACAAAGCAAAACAGTGGTTTAGGGCGGTGTGGAGCATATCACCCCCGCACGTAGACTATTTCAATGATAATTCAGAGTTGATCTCAACATAA
- the clpP gene encoding ATP-dependent Clp endopeptidase proteolytic subunit ClpP, whose amino-acid sequence MPLVPMVIEQTGRGERSYDIYSRLLKERIIFLGSEIEDTTADLVMAQLIFLEYEDPEKDITIYINSPGGVVSSGLAIYDTIQYIRPDVSTICIGQAASMGAVLLAAGTKGKRFALPHSRIMLHQPIGGAGGQASDIAIHAKEIVRVKKTLTDIIQKHSGQDMEVIARDTDRNFYMSAQEAKEYGLVDEILTARE is encoded by the coding sequence ATGCCACTAGTACCAATGGTTATCGAGCAGACAGGTAGAGGAGAGCGCTCCTATGATATCTATTCCAGGCTTTTGAAGGAGCGTATTATTTTCTTGGGTTCAGAGATAGAAGACACCACTGCGGATCTGGTTATGGCCCAGCTTATATTTCTGGAATATGAAGATCCGGAAAAAGATATCACTATTTACATAAATTCTCCCGGTGGTGTTGTTTCATCCGGACTGGCGATTTACGATACTATCCAGTATATACGGCCTGATGTTTCGACCATATGCATTGGACAGGCTGCGAGCATGGGAGCTGTTTTACTCGCTGCTGGAACCAAGGGGAAGCGGTTTGCACTGCCTCATTCCAGAATCATGTTGCACCAGCCTATCGGTGGAGCTGGCGGACAGGCATCCGATATTGCCATTCATGCAAAAGAGATCGTGCGTGTTAAAAAGACACTTACCGATATAATCCAAAAACACTCCGGTCAGGATATGGAAGTAATCGCTCGGGATACTGACCGGAACTTCTATATGTCAGCCCAGGAAGCAAAAGAGTACGGGCTGGTTGATGAAATTTTGACAGCAAGGGAATAG